The following are from one region of the Erwinia billingiae Eb661 genome:
- a CDS encoding toxin-activating lysine-acyltransferase, with protein MAVWLWMHSERHRDAPLHTLPTLLLPLIKQQQYAIAVKNGKPVFFLGWARMDEDAERRYLTNASVMMKEQDWTSGNRLWITDFIAPFGEVRALQKLTREVILPEQCCRALDHQGEQRGRRVRFFHGKSIKHAAARQWQQANPLSVALPEIG; from the coding sequence ATGGCGGTCTGGCTGTGGATGCACTCAGAACGCCATCGCGATGCGCCGCTCCATACCCTGCCAACGTTGCTGCTACCACTGATTAAACAGCAGCAGTACGCCATCGCGGTGAAAAACGGTAAACCGGTGTTCTTCCTCGGCTGGGCGCGGATGGATGAAGACGCTGAACGGCGCTATCTCACGAACGCTTCAGTGATGATGAAAGAACAAGACTGGACCAGCGGCAATCGCCTGTGGATCACCGATTTCATTGCCCCATTTGGTGAGGTGCGCGCGCTGCAGAAGCTCACCCGCGAGGTGATTCTGCCAGAGCAGTGCTGCCGGGCATTAGATCATCAGGGCGAGCAACGCGGTCGGCGGGTGCGTTTTTTTCATGGAAAGAGCATTAAACATGCCGCCGCCAGGCAATGGCAGCAGGCAAATCCACTCAGCGTGGCGCTTCCAGAAATCGGATAA
- a CDS encoding ShlB/FhaC/HecB family hemolysin secretion/activation protein, producing MEEKAGIPLAAGVFALAIGTLFPQIATAGEQDIIQQQRQKAIEAQLQPPTPDIRLPAPASSSSRVSFPQENPCFEIQQITLNGLNDFPGWLPLQRLANQGQGHCLGVKGINLLMSVLQNRMIDSGYVTSRVLATPQDLSRGTLTLQLLAGKISHITRTDPSDRYVTLATALPSREGQLYDLRDTEQGLENLQRLPTVQADMALIPGSAPGESVMTVQWNQSKMWRLGASLDDSGSTSTGRYQGGLTLYVDNPLSLSDMLYVSASHDLQFGNDKGTKNFTGSYSVPFGYWLAGITTSDYRYNQTVAGAFTDYQYSGKSKSLNANISRVLHRNGSQKTTLSYDVLTRETRNFINDTEIEVQRRQTSAWKLGLQHRHYLGSATLDAGVSYQRGTRWFGAQPAPEEYWGEATALSKIVQLNAQLAVPFSLLNQRFSFNTQYLRQMSNTPLTPQDQFAIGNRWSVRGFDGQRTLNADEGWYLRNDIGWATPLPSQELYLALDYGEVSGRNSGQDYLIGKHLAGGAVGLRGYALRTSYDLFAGIPLSKPAGYQTSGLTLGFNLNWSY from the coding sequence ATGGAAGAGAAAGCAGGCATACCGCTTGCCGCTGGCGTATTTGCGCTGGCAATCGGCACCCTATTCCCGCAGATAGCAACCGCTGGCGAACAGGACATTATTCAACAACAGCGCCAGAAAGCGATTGAAGCCCAGCTTCAGCCGCCGACGCCTGACATCCGTCTGCCTGCGCCCGCAAGCAGTTCATCGCGCGTCAGCTTCCCGCAAGAAAATCCCTGTTTTGAGATTCAGCAGATCACGCTGAACGGCCTGAATGACTTTCCGGGCTGGCTTCCATTGCAACGTCTGGCCAATCAGGGCCAGGGGCATTGTCTGGGCGTAAAGGGGATTAACCTGCTGATGAGCGTACTGCAGAATCGCATGATCGACAGCGGTTACGTCACCAGCCGCGTGCTGGCAACGCCGCAGGATTTGTCGCGTGGCACGCTGACGCTCCAGCTGCTGGCCGGAAAAATCAGCCACATTACACGCACCGATCCCAGCGATCGCTATGTCACGCTAGCCACCGCACTGCCCTCGCGTGAAGGCCAACTCTACGACCTGCGTGATACCGAGCAGGGACTGGAAAACCTGCAACGCCTGCCTACCGTTCAGGCCGATATGGCGCTGATCCCCGGCAGTGCGCCTGGCGAAAGCGTGATGACCGTGCAGTGGAACCAGAGCAAAATGTGGCGGCTGGGCGCATCGCTCGATGATTCCGGATCGACGTCTACCGGGCGTTACCAGGGCGGACTCACGCTGTATGTCGATAACCCCCTTTCGCTGAGCGATATGCTCTACGTTTCGGCGAGCCATGATTTGCAGTTCGGCAATGATAAAGGCACGAAGAACTTCACTGGCAGCTATTCGGTGCCGTTTGGCTACTGGCTGGCGGGCATCACCACCAGTGATTACCGCTACAACCAGACGGTGGCCGGGGCGTTCACCGACTATCAATACAGCGGCAAGAGTAAAAGTCTGAACGCCAATATCAGCCGCGTGTTGCACCGCAACGGCAGCCAGAAAACGACGCTAAGCTACGACGTCCTCACGCGAGAGACCCGCAACTTCATCAACGACACCGAGATTGAAGTGCAACGCCGCCAGACCTCGGCGTGGAAACTCGGTCTGCAACATCGCCACTATCTCGGTAGCGCGACGCTGGATGCGGGCGTCAGCTATCAGCGCGGCACCCGCTGGTTTGGCGCACAGCCCGCGCCGGAAGAGTATTGGGGGGAAGCCACCGCCCTGTCGAAAATTGTCCAGCTGAATGCGCAGCTGGCCGTGCCGTTCTCACTCCTCAACCAGCGCTTCAGTTTTAACACCCAGTATCTGCGCCAGATGAGCAACACGCCGCTGACGCCGCAGGACCAGTTTGCCATTGGCAACCGCTGGTCGGTGCGCGGTTTTGACGGCCAGCGCACGCTGAACGCCGATGAAGGCTGGTATCTCCGTAACGACATTGGCTGGGCCACACCGCTGCCGTCGCAGGAACTCTATCTGGCGCTGGATTATGGCGAAGTCAGCGGACGTAACAGCGGGCAGGATTATCTGATCGGCAAGCATCTGGCCGGTGGCGCGGTAGGACTGCGCGGCTACGCGCTGCGCACCAGCTATGACCTGTTTGCCGGAATTCCACTCTCTAAACCCGCAGGCTATCAAACCAGCGGCCTGACGCTGGGCTTCAACCTCAACTGGAGTTACTGA
- the ychF gene encoding redox-regulated ATPase YchF: protein MGFKCGIVGLPNVGKSTLFNALTKAGIEAANFPFCTIEPNTGVVPMPDSRLDQLAAIVKPQRILPTTMEFVDIAGLVKGASKGEGLGNQFLTNIRETEAIGHVVRCFENDNIIHVNNKVDPADDIETINTELALSDLDTCERALQRVQKKAKGGDKDAKAEQAALEKCLPHLEKAGMLRALDLSDEDKAAIRYLSFLTLKPTMYIANVNEDGFENNPYLDIVRAIAEAEGSVVVPVCAAVESDIAELEDADREEFMAELGIEEPGLNRVIRAGYSLLNLQTYFTAGVKEVRAWTIPVGATAPQAAGKIHTDFEKGFIRAQTIAFDDFIACKGEQGAKEAGKMRSEGKEYIVKDGDVMNFLFNV, encoded by the coding sequence ATGGGATTCAAATGCGGTATTGTGGGCCTGCCAAACGTCGGGAAATCCACCCTGTTCAATGCGTTAACCAAAGCGGGCATCGAAGCAGCTAACTTCCCGTTCTGTACCATTGAGCCGAATACCGGCGTGGTGCCAATGCCTGACTCCCGTCTGGATCAGCTGGCGGCCATCGTTAAGCCACAGCGCATCCTGCCAACCACCATGGAATTCGTGGATATCGCTGGCCTGGTAAAAGGCGCGTCGAAAGGCGAAGGCCTGGGTAACCAGTTCCTGACCAACATCCGCGAAACCGAAGCGATCGGCCACGTGGTGCGCTGCTTTGAAAACGACAACATTATCCACGTGAACAACAAAGTGGATCCGGCTGACGATATTGAAACCATCAATACCGAGCTGGCGCTTTCCGACCTTGATACCTGCGAACGTGCTCTGCAGCGCGTGCAGAAGAAAGCCAAGGGCGGCGATAAAGACGCCAAAGCTGAACAGGCCGCACTGGAAAAATGTCTGCCGCATCTGGAAAAAGCCGGCATGCTGCGCGCGCTGGATCTGAGCGACGAAGATAAAGCCGCCATCCGCTACCTGAGCTTCCTGACCCTGAAGCCAACCATGTATATCGCCAACGTGAACGAAGACGGTTTTGAAAATAACCCGTACCTCGACATCGTGCGTGCGATTGCCGAAGCAGAAGGTTCCGTGGTGGTGCCCGTGTGTGCCGCCGTTGAGTCTGATATTGCCGAGCTGGAAGATGCCGATCGCGAAGAGTTTATGGCCGAGCTGGGTATTGAAGAGCCAGGTCTGAACCGCGTGATCCGCGCCGGTTACTCGCTGCTGAACCTGCAGACCTACTTCACCGCGGGCGTGAAGGAAGTGCGTGCCTGGACCATCCCGGTCGGTGCCACCGCACCACAGGCCGCCGGTAAGATCCACACCGACTTCGAGAAAGGCTTTATCCGCGCCCAGACTATCGCCTTCGATGACTTTATCGCCTGCAAGGGTGAGCAAGGCGCGAAAGAAGCCGGCAAGATGCGCTCAGAAGGTAAAGAGTACATCGTTAAAGATGGCGACGTGATGAACTTCCTGTTCAACGTCTAA